The genomic DNA TCATGGCTGCGGAGCTTGTACTTACGTCTGTAATCAACCCGATGTTATTGTTGAAAAAGACAAAAAATTAGGAGAAGTAAACATATACAATCTAAATAATGGGAATGAATTAGTTGAAGGTAAAATAGAAATCGGATCGGCATTAGCAGTCCCTGTTATTGCAGATACTTTAAAATTAACCGACAATAATTCACTCCGAATTATTGATGCACCTCCCGGCACTTCTTGTCCGGTAATGGAAACCATTAAAAATGTAGATTACACCATTTTGGTAACAGAACCAACTCCTTTTGGATTAAACGATTTGAAGTTGATGGTAGAAACAATGCGAAAGCTAAGTGGAAAATTCGGTGTTGTTATTAATCGCGCAGGATTGGGTAATAATGCCATTTACGATTATCTGCAACAAGAGAAAATTGAGCTTTTAATGGAGATTCCTTTTGATAAAAATCTTGCCAGAATATACTCTGAAGGAAAAATAATGGTTAATGAACTACCTGCAATTTATGAAAAATATGTGCAGTTATTCGATAAAGTAAAACTAAATTTAGATGAAACAAATAACCATAGTTAGCGGAAAAGGCGGAACAGGCAAAACAAGTATTACTTCGGCTTTTGCTTCTATTGCCCAAAATAAGATTTTAGTAGATTGCGATGTTGATGCTGCCGACTTATTTCTAACAACACAACCAACAATTATTGAACAACACGAGTACGAAGGCGGCAAAATTGCTGTAATAGATGCAGAAGCGTGTACTAACTGCGGAATTTGTGAAGAATTATGCCGCTTTGATGCCATCAGCTTAGTTGATGGACAAACTACCATATCAGAATTTTCTTGCGATGGTTGTAAGTTATGCGAAATTGCCTGCCCGGTTAATGCTATTACAATGGAAGAAAATATGGATAGCAGCTGGTTTAAATCAGATACCAGATTTGGGCCTATGGTGCATGCCAAACTTGGAATAGGCGAAGATAACTCGGGGAAATTAGTAACAAAAATTCGAGATATAGCTGTTCAAATTGCCAAGGAAAAAGAAATAGAAACCGTTTTAATAGATGGTCCTCCCGGTATTGGGTGTCCGGTAATTTCTACACTAACTGGTGTTGATGTTGCTTTAATGGTAACAGAACCCACGCTATCCGGTATGCACGATTTACATCGATTAATTGAATTGGCTAAGGGATTTAAATTAAAATCATACGTTATGATTAATAAATTCGACTTGAATACAAATATTAGCAATGATATTGAAAAATTATGCCAAGAAGAAGAATTAGAAGTGTTGGCAAAGATTCCATTTAATCGCGATTTTGTAGATGCTATGGTTAATCAACAAACTGTAGTGGAATATGCCCCTGAATCAGATTTAAGTAAAACACTTACAAAAGTGTGGAATCGATTAGAAACAAGCTAAAACATAATGAGAATATGTCTTTCACCGCAAAGAAAACGATAAATATCATCAATTTATTTACAGCTAATTTATAATACTTTACATTCGCTACGGTTAAATGATAGTTTTAATATATAATGCACTTTCCTTTTTAGAGAGTGCATTTTTTATTCAAAAAAAAACCACTTCCTTTCTGTACTTTTGCCAAAAAT from Bacteroidales bacterium includes the following:
- a CDS encoding ATP-binding protein, coding for MINYKIAIASGKGGTGKTTVSLNLFYTLQKLVAQKIQLVDCDVEEPNINLFTKGDIKSVTDVNIKIPVIDSDKCTYCGDCATACAYNSILFVKSISHIAVLEDLCHGCGACTYVCNQPDVIVEKDKKLGEVNIYNLNNGNELVEGKIEIGSALAVPVIADTLKLTDNNSLRIIDAPPGTSCPVMETIKNVDYTILVTEPTPFGLNDLKLMVETMRKLSGKFGVVINRAGLGNNAIYDYLQQEKIELLMEIPFDKNLARIYSEGKIMVNELPAIYEKYVQLFDKVKLNLDETNNHS
- a CDS encoding 4Fe-4S binding protein, producing MKQITIVSGKGGTGKTSITSAFASIAQNKILVDCDVDAADLFLTTQPTIIEQHEYEGGKIAVIDAEACTNCGICEELCRFDAISLVDGQTTISEFSCDGCKLCEIACPVNAITMEENMDSSWFKSDTRFGPMVHAKLGIGEDNSGKLVTKIRDIAVQIAKEKEIETVLIDGPPGIGCPVISTLTGVDVALMVTEPTLSGMHDLHRLIELAKGFKLKSYVMINKFDLNTNISNDIEKLCQEEELEVLAKIPFNRDFVDAMVNQQTVVEYAPESDLSKTLTKVWNRLETS